In one window of Astyanax mexicanus isolate ESR-SI-001 chromosome 18, AstMex3_surface, whole genome shotgun sequence DNA:
- the rskra gene encoding ribosomal protein S6 kinase-related protein has translation MGEMGGGSSSKNKASVSLVEKRYLSSRHRFLSLRAGLVQNSPFRQRSVPHTKSHICEEAQSTEINLLPTSTSMFLPEFPQRGEGNMHLQITGFIAKGSFGPILKVKDWAKDKAFAIKVLPKSEVLRLGVLEQSKEEVIIQRQLRHPFLLSLEDCWQSQRHLFIMCEYCSTGDLYTYWTLTGQFDEKEIRVFAAELGSALGFLHDFGIIHRDVKMENILLTEQGHLRLADFGLSRRLECGERAFTICGTIQYMAPEVLSGGPYGHAADWWSLGILIYALAAGEFPVPPEADHSNMLTTVTDHLYEMPSGFSPELALLLTELLCKNPTCRLRSLERYKSQRFFCGVSFDSQLLTKAPVQPILQLKDHPERLEKSARGLTFEQLQNFDCDLLNSPTDVSQTLLNTGMDQDASGS, from the exons ATGGGGGAGAtgggcggcggcagcagcagcaaaaACAAG GCATCAGTGTCGCTGGTGGAGAAGAGATATCTGTCCAGTAGACACAGGTTTCTGTCTCTCCGGGCTGGACTCGTTCAGAACAGTCCTTTCAGGCAGCGGAGTGTCCCACACACTAAATCTCACATCTGTGAAGAAGCCCAGAGCACAGAGATAAATCTTCTGCCCACCTCCACCTCAATGTTCCTGCCTGAGTTCCCTCAACGAGGGGAAGGAAATATGCATTTACAG ATTACTGGTTTTATAGCTAAAGGCTCATTCGGTCCTATTCTAAAGGTAAAGGACTGGGCAAAAGACAAGGCCTTTGCTATTAAG gTTTTACCCAAGTCTGAGGTTTTGAGACTTGGGGTTCTGGAGCAGTCCAAAGAGGAGGTTATTATCCAG CGGCAGCTCAGGCACCCTTTTCTCCTCAGTCTGGAGGACTGTTGGCAGAGCCAGCGTCATCTCTTCATCA TGTGTGAATACTGCAGCACTGGAGATCTGTACACGTACTGGACACTGACCGGCCAGTTTGATGAGAAGGAGATACGGGTATTTGCTGCTGAACTGGGCAGTGCTTTAG GTTTTCTGCATGACTTCGGGATCATTCACAGAGATGTGAAG ATGGAGAACATCCTTTTAACAGAGCAGG GTCACCTCCGGCTGGCGGATTTCGGCCTGTCTCGTCGACTCGAGTGTGGAGAAAGAGCGTTCACAATCTGTGGAACGATACAGTACATGG CTCCTGAGGTGTTGAGTGGAGGTCCGTACGGTCATGCTGCAGACTGGTGGTCTCTAGGCATTTTGATATATGCACTGGCAGCAGGAGAG tttcctGTTCCACCAGAAGCAGACCACAGCAATATGTTGACCACGGTGACTGACCACCTGTATGAGATGCCTTCAGGCTTCAGTCCTGAACTGGCTCTGCTTCTTACCGAG CTTCTGTGTAAGAATCCCACGTGTCGCCTCCGCAGCCTGGAGCGCTACAAAAGCCAGAGATTCTTCTGTGGGGTCTCCTTTGACTCACAACTGCTGACGAAGGCTCCTGTTCAGCCCATCCTTCAGCTGAAGGACCACCCGGAGCGGCTGGAAAAATCAGCACGGGGGTTGACGTTCGAGCAGCTGCAGAATTTTGACTGTGATCTTCTCAACTCTCCAACAGACGTTTCCCAGACCCTTCTGAACACTGGAATGGACCAGGATGCTTCAGGTTCTTGA